In [Phormidium] sp. ETS-05, the genomic window CAGCAGCAGCAAGCAAAACTGGGGCAGGGGTTCCGTTCCTGGCTCGATACTGGTGGCAAAGAAGGCAGCTTCTGATTTAGGTTGACCAGGAGGCGGCCAAGCAAATTGGCTGCGGGCCGCGTCGGAGAGATTTAACCAAGCCTGCTGGCGTGCTGCTGCTAAAAGCTCGGTGCTGTTTTCTGGGACTAAAATCAGCTTACCGCTGATGCGAAACTGCTCCCGAGTTTTGGGGAAATACCAACAGATCTCGCACCAAGGGGAATGCTGGATTTGTGCGATTTTTTCCGATCGCCCATCAGCAACGATTTGCAACTGGTCCGTAGCGTCCCGGAAACCCCGAAACACCACCGTGCGGTTAGCGGGCCGACCGTCGGATCTGACTGTGGCCAATTGGAGGTAGCGTGCTTGGGGTAGGCTACGATTGCGGTGCAGGGCTCTTGCGAGGGGCGATCGCCAAGGTGTCATTTGTTGAAAATATACAATAGGGGACAATTGATAATTGATAATTGATAATTGTCAATTATCAATTGTCAATTGTCAATTGTCCATTATCCCCAGTCCCCCTTCGGTTAAGGATCAGGTATCGTACATCCGAGCCTCGACGGCATCGGGGTTTTCCTCGCAGTATTCCTCAAAAGCAGATTTTTCCGGCTTCTTCGCCTGCTGGTGAGCCGCCTCTGCTTGCAGCTCTTCCACCGCATCCCACGCCGCCGCACATTCTTTAGATGCCGGTCCTTTGGCCGCGCAGATTGCACGAGCGTCTTCGATCGCCTTTTGAATTAGCTGCTCTAGGAGCAATGCCTTGGGTTTCTCAACAAAATCACCCTTTGCCAGAATATCCGTCACCGAGATCACTCCCAGCAATCCCCCTTTAATCACCGGGGCCCGCCGGATACCCGTATTCGCGAACAACCGCGCCACATATTCCACACCCAAGTCGGGATTGACGACGATGCAAGGTTTAGTCATAATCTCATACACTCGCACCTTTTTCGGGTCGGTCCCGTAAGCAGTCACCTTATAGACGATATCCGTTTCCGTGACAATACCGTAGGAATCTTGGTCATGGCGGCGCTCCACAATCAAGGCCCGCAAACCCTTCTCTTTCATCACCTTGACCGCTTCCGCCACCGTCGCCGAGCCGCGAATCGCCACCACATCCGTTGTCATTATATCAGATGCTTTCATCATCATAAGTGCCTATCCTCAAATTGTAGGTTTTTCTTTCTTTATCAACAGTCGTCTCTTTATCACATTACCACCAGACGCACCTCCAAGTTGCACCCATTACTGAAAATTTTTTTCTTATATCTATCTCTAATTTGTTTAATAAAACTTCACATATACCTATCACTACCCGCTCAACCTATCCCACATATTACGTTATTTTAAAAATTTCTCATCTGCGGGGGATTATCGGGCAGCGGGGCCATGAGCTGACGCTCTACCATTTGCTGTA contains:
- a CDS encoding CP12 domain-containing protein, whose amino-acid sequence is MMMKASDIMTTDVVAIRGSATVAEAVKVMKEKGLRALIVERRHDQDSYGIVTETDIVYKVTAYGTDPKKVRVYEIMTKPCIVVNPDLGVEYVARLFANTGIRRAPVIKGGLLGVISVTDILAKGDFVEKPKALLLEQLIQKAIEDARAICAAKGPASKECAAAWDAVEELQAEAAHQQAKKPEKSAFEEYCEENPDAVEARMYDT
- a CDS encoding Npun_F5749 family FMN-dependent PPOX-type flavoprotein, producing MTPWRSPLARALHRNRSLPQARYLQLATVRSDGRPANRTVVFRGFRDATDQLQIVADGRSEKIAQIQHSPWCEICWYFPKTREQFRISGKLILVPENSTELLAAARQQAWLNLSDAARSQFAWPPPGQPKSEAAFFATSIEPGTEPLPQFCLLLLEPVTVDWLELRPEPQSRWFYQYQQDGTWSEIAINP